The Mytilus galloprovincialis chromosome 4, xbMytGall1.hap1.1, whole genome shotgun sequence genome contains a region encoding:
- the LOC143073173 gene encoding uncharacterized protein LOC143073173 — MMDLISVLLCFVYFVTEGYGLTLIAKVALNGVTGTVTFTQNGGDTTVNFNVAGLANTNTWNIRSNRMVYDRQVRCSDAVLGMNYIESTGTVSSSGTTTETITSAVLPNLNSLTGRALLMNDTTTGDRVCGTIEADEDHITGVAKLKSVVGGTIYFRQVSSSSSSATSIYANAFHLQNTATNSNETVAWGIYSGTCSSNGALYNPTSSSSSPCDQNNQGNCPIGDLSSKNSYLPVGENSEEILTSFVDINLPLSGSNSVIGKILVLKSKSGDVLVCSKIVQYTTRNAVATISRDGVVGMISFKQRSPFDTTTTFVDLSGLSNNAGGYHVHKWPVPEKWATNQKVCDADSVSGHFNPFGIDTSSDPAATVGTDDQYEVGDLSSKYGLLSGLTDKMENYTDHNLPLFGTNSVIGRSIVVHYGNGDRWVCATIEYVGTTVTGLTTFTYPVIGYISFKQPTDIDIELADTIIYVCVDYGNNSSRSIDHKWHVHVGKVGTDALISSGRCSSVQGHYNPYSVDLAGNYNPECNPNNPLRCEVGDMSGKHGKISVRSTSGSIQRHFFTDFDLPLTGDLKILGRSVVIHAADSGGGRLSCADIHTIPNRKVIVKTGTWASESYGSVDGSFMMTRGTEGLIDGTTNVNIQLTGLDSMAGGYHVHVNPVPKESSNPCSAASVGGHFNPFGVNATAGAIDGSGSDDEYEIGDLSRKYGTFLNSKLTYLRKETETMLPIRGPLSITGRSIVIHKSSAGAPRWVCGNITEDTTSTGGEMFEAKATFSTGSITGYIYMTQYRYSDGGLSDTGVLVDLINTDGSKTNGHKWHVHQKPVKNDATSGCSSPGGHYNPFMVDVNNGYDECSPLNHLRCELGDQSSKLGRYDIGSGRKFYTDMYLPLVGTYGVAGKSFVIHAANGGGPRVACADIIPVNKVTPLKMTFGDMNFDKSEMVTHLASALHTSPTNLAVSDATTNTDCMAVTVYFTGSNASSIRGELNNMMKKGDQKLGAYRESVICCSCTPVISILCLTIGLIIQRLVR; from the exons TAACTGAAGGATATGGTTTAACCTTAATAGCTAAAGTTGCTTTAAATGGAGTCACTGGTACCGTGACATTCACCCAAAATGGCGGAGACACCACGGTGAACTTTAATGTGGCTGGCTTAGCCAATACAAACACGTGGAACATCCGAAGTAATCGAATGGTGTATGATCGACAGGTCAGGTGTTCTGATGCAGTTCTTGGAATGAA TTATATCGAGTCAACTGGTACCGTTTCAAGTAGTGGAACAACAACAGAAACAATAACTTCGGCAGTTCTACCCAATTTGAATTCTCTAACAG GTAGAGCACTGCTGATGAATGATACGACAACTGGTGATCGAGTGTGTGGCACTATAGAAGCTGACGAAGATCACATTACAGGAGTAGCCAAACTTAAATCCGTAGTAGGAGGAACAATTTATTTCAGACAAgtatcatcatcgtcatcatcagcAACTTCTATATATGCAAATGCATTTCATTTACAAAACACAGCCACGAATTCAAACGAAACAGTTGCATGGGGTATATATTCTGGCACTTGTTCTAGTAATGGTGCTTTATATAATCCAACAAGTAGTTCCAGCTCACCATGTGATCAAAACAATCAAGGAAATTGTCCTATAGGAGATCTGTCTTCAAAAAATTCTTACTTACCTGTTGGGGAAAATAGTGAAGAAATTTTGACTTCATTTGTTGATATTAACCTCCCATTGAGCGGCAGTAACTCTGTCATTGGCAAAATCTTAGTTTTGAAATCTAAAAGTGGAGATGTTCTAGTGTGTTCAAAAATTGTCCAGTATACAACAAGAAATGCTGTGGCAACTATTAGTAGAGACGGAGTAGTCGGAATGATATCATTCAAACAGAGATCACCATTTGATACTACAACGACCTTTGTTGACCTTTCCGGACTAAGTAATAACGCCGGTGGATATCATGTTCATAAATGGCCGGTGCCAGAAAAGTGGGCAACCAATCAGAAAGTTTGTGACGCTGATTCCGTGAGTGGACATTTTAATCCATTTGGAATCGATACTTCTTCAGACCCTGCAGCAACTGTGGGTACAGACGATCAGTATGAAGTAGGAGATCTCAGCAGTAAATACGGTTTGTTAAGCGGATTAACAGATAAGATGGAGAATTATACAGACCATAATTTACCTTTATTTGGTACGAATAGCGTAATAGGACGATCTATAGTTGTTCATTACGGTAATGGTGATAGATGGGTTTGTGCTACTATTGAGTATGTTGGTACTACAGTTACAGGTTTAACAACGTTTACATATCCTGTCATTGGATACATTTCTTTCAAACAACCAACAGATATTGACATAGAGCTCGCCGACACTATAATTTACGTGTGTGTAGACTATGGGAATAATTCGAGTAGATCTATTGACCACAAATGGCACGTTCACGTGGGAAAAGTCGGTACTGATGCTTTGATCAGTAGTGGTCGTTGTAGTTCCGTTCAAGGTCATTATAATCCCTATTCGGTTGATTTGGCAGGAAATTATAATCCGGAATGTAACCCAAATAATCCTTTACGATGTGAGGTTGGTGATATGTCAGGCAAACACGGGAAGATATCAGTACGGTCTACATCAGGATCAATTCAAAgacattttttcacagattttgaCTTACCACTTACAGGGGACCTGAAGATTTTAGGTCGGTCTGTAGTGATACATGCAGCAGATTCGGGAGGGGGAAGGTTATCATGTGCTGATATTCATACCATCCCAAACCGTAAGGTTATTGTTAAAACTGGCACTTGGGCCTCAGAATCCTATGGGTCTGTAGATGGATCTTTTATGATGACACGAGGTACAGAAGGATTAATTGATGGCACTACAAATGTCAACATACAGTTAACAGGACTAGATTCAATGGCAGGAGGATACCATGTCCATGTTAATCCTGTTCCAAAAGAAAGTTCGAATCCATGTTCTGCAGCTTCTGTTGGGGGACATTTCAATCCTTTTGGTGTTAATGCGACAGCAGGAGCAATCGATGGATCAGGTTCAGATGACGAATATGAAATAGGAGATTTGAGTAGAAAATACGGTACTTTCCTCAACAGCAAACTAACCTACTTAAGGAAGGAAACAGAAACCATGCTTCCTATACGTGGACCTTTAAGCATCACAGGAAGATCTATAGTTATCCACAAATCATCAGCAGGTGCTCCCAGATGGGTATGTGGTAATATAACAGAAGATACCACCAGTACTGGAGGAGAAATGTTTGAAGCAAAAGCTACATTTTCCACTGGATCAATAACTGGATATATTTATATG ACACAATATAGATACAGTGATGGCGGTCTAAGTGATACCGGTGTATTGGTAGACTTGATAAACACTGACGGATCAAAG ACAAATGGACATAAATGGCATGTTCATCAAAAGCCTGTAAAGAATGATGCTACTTCCGGTTGTTCCAGCCCAGGTGGTCATTACAACCCGTTTATGGTTGATGTTAAT aatGGCTATGACGAATGTTCACCTCTTAATCACTTACGATGTGAATTGGGAGATCAGTCCAGTAAATTGGGTCGTTATGACATTGGAAGTGGCAGAAAGTTCTATACAGATATGTATTTACCACTGGTTGGAACATATGGTG TTGCTGGAAAATCCTTTGTGATACATGCTGCAAATGGTGGAGGACCACGTGTAGCGTGTGCTGATATTATCCCAGTTAATAAAGTAACTCCTCTTAAAATGACTTTTGGGGATATGAACTTTGATAA ATCAGAAATGGTAACTCATTTAGCCAGTGCATTGCACACGTCACCTACTAATCTAGCAGTATCAGACGCTACGACTAATACAGATTGTATGGCTGTAACAGTGTATTTTACTG